In Euwallacea similis isolate ESF13 chromosome 5, ESF131.1, whole genome shotgun sequence, a single window of DNA contains:
- the LOC136409104 gene encoding small lysine-rich protein 1: protein MPKGKKKKSKNSKNGDKGKKKVTSKGRRGGGKKSRNKSARCNVDIFTEAAMENAYTTCHNVQDLLKWRGFPWPDAQKKKKKGKK from the exons ATGCCGAAAGGCAAGAagaagaaatccaaaaatagcaaaaatggggataaaggcaaaaaaaaGGTGACCTCCAAAGGACGGCGAGGGGGAGGGAAGAAATCCAGGAATAAGAGCGCTAG ATGTAATGTGGATATTTTCACCGAGGCCGCAATGGAAAACGCTTATACCACCTGCCACAACGTTCAAGACTTGTTAAAGTGGAGAGGCTTTCCATGGCCTGACGCccagaagaagaagaaaaagggGAAAAAATAA